The proteins below are encoded in one region of Oncorhynchus masou masou isolate Uvic2021 chromosome 15, UVic_Omas_1.1, whole genome shotgun sequence:
- the dhrs7b gene encoding dehydrogenase/reductase SDR family member 7B isoform X2 has product MERVMGGVVPLVLGGLGLVLLYRLLQRLQQGATIQDTVVVITGASSGLGRECARVFHAAKARLVLCGRDRARLQDVVQELIATAADSQQQTYTPCMVIFDLSDTAEVVAMAAKEILSCYGHVDVLINNAGISHRGNILETHISVQKDVMDTNYFGPIALTQALLPSMVRRHSGHVVVISSVQGKIAIPYRSAYAASKHATQAYFDCLRAEMERYNIQVTVVSPGYIRTNLSLNAVTCDGSKYGVLDETTALGREPKDVAQVVLKAVHHRSKEILLAGPLPTLAIYIRTLWPALFFKVMASRARKEQKSKDE; this is encoded by the exons ATGGAGCGTGTAATGGGCGGAGTGGTGCCGCTGGTCCTGGGTGGGCTGGGGCTGGTGCTGCTCTACCGGCTGCTCCAGAGGCTCCAACAGGGGGCTACCATCCAGGACACTGTAGTGGTCATCACTGGAGCCAGCTCTGGCCTGGGGAGAG AGTGTGCTCGGGTGTTCCATGCTGCCAAAGCAAGGCTGGTTCTGTGTGGCCGGGACAGAGCCAGGCTACAGGACGTAGTTCAGGAGCTCATAGCCACCGCAGCAGACAGCCAGCAGCAG ACGTACACCCCCTGTATGGTGATCTTTGACCTGTCCGACACAGCGGAGGTGGTTGCCATGGCCGCAAAGGAGATCCTGAGTTGCTACGGCCACGTGGACGTCCTCATCAACAACGCCGGCATCAGTCACCGCGGCAACATCCTGGAGACGCACATCTCCGTACAGAAGGACGTCATGGACACCAACTACTTTGGGCCCATAGCTCTAACTCAAG CCCTCCTGCCCTCCATGGTTCGCCGGCACAGTGGACACGTAGTGGTCATCAGCAGTGTCCAGGGGAAGATTGCTATCCCCTACAGATCAGCTT ATGCTGCCTCCAAACACGCCACCCAGGCCTACTTTGACTGTCTGAGGGCTGAGATGGAGCGCTACAATATCCAGGTGACAGTGGTCAGCCCTGGCTACATCAGAACCAACCTGTCTCTTAACGCTGTCACGTGTGATGGCTCCAAATATGGAG TCCTGGATGAGACAACAGCTTTAGGGCGGGAACCGAAAGATGTGGCCCAAGTGGTCCTGAAGGCTGTCCATCACAGGAGTAAAGAGATCCTTTTGGCTGGGCCCCTGCCCACTCTGGCCATCTACATTCGCACCCTGTGGCCTGCCCTCTTCTTCAAAGTCATGGCCTCTCGGGCCCGCAAGGAGCAGAAATCCAAAGATGAGTGA
- the dhrs7b gene encoding dehydrogenase/reductase SDR family member 7B isoform X1 translates to MYPPIQRKDRRLLDSPLCFLAVLHRGQRLPLLRRRDMQGKLIWTGPPDPIIPAMERVMGGVVPLVLGGLGLVLLYRLLQRLQQGATIQDTVVVITGASSGLGRECARVFHAAKARLVLCGRDRARLQDVVQELIATAADSQQQTYTPCMVIFDLSDTAEVVAMAAKEILSCYGHVDVLINNAGISHRGNILETHISVQKDVMDTNYFGPIALTQALLPSMVRRHSGHVVVISSVQGKIAIPYRSAYAASKHATQAYFDCLRAEMERYNIQVTVVSPGYIRTNLSLNAVTCDGSKYGVLDETTALGREPKDVAQVVLKAVHHRSKEILLAGPLPTLAIYIRTLWPALFFKVMASRARKEQKSKDE, encoded by the exons atgtatccaccaatccaaagaaaggatagAAGGTTGCTTGACAGCCCGCTGTGTTTTTTAGCTGTTCTGCATCGTGGACAACGACTACCATTGTTAAGGCGGAGAGACAT GCAGGGTAAACTGATTTGGACCGGACCACCCGACCCTATCATCCCAGCCATGGAGCGTGTAATGGGCGGAGTGGTGCCGCTGGTCCTGGGTGGGCTGGGGCTGGTGCTGCTCTACCGGCTGCTCCAGAGGCTCCAACAGGGGGCTACCATCCAGGACACTGTAGTGGTCATCACTGGAGCCAGCTCTGGCCTGGGGAGAG AGTGTGCTCGGGTGTTCCATGCTGCCAAAGCAAGGCTGGTTCTGTGTGGCCGGGACAGAGCCAGGCTACAGGACGTAGTTCAGGAGCTCATAGCCACCGCAGCAGACAGCCAGCAGCAG ACGTACACCCCCTGTATGGTGATCTTTGACCTGTCCGACACAGCGGAGGTGGTTGCCATGGCCGCAAAGGAGATCCTGAGTTGCTACGGCCACGTGGACGTCCTCATCAACAACGCCGGCATCAGTCACCGCGGCAACATCCTGGAGACGCACATCTCCGTACAGAAGGACGTCATGGACACCAACTACTTTGGGCCCATAGCTCTAACTCAAG CCCTCCTGCCCTCCATGGTTCGCCGGCACAGTGGACACGTAGTGGTCATCAGCAGTGTCCAGGGGAAGATTGCTATCCCCTACAGATCAGCTT ATGCTGCCTCCAAACACGCCACCCAGGCCTACTTTGACTGTCTGAGGGCTGAGATGGAGCGCTACAATATCCAGGTGACAGTGGTCAGCCCTGGCTACATCAGAACCAACCTGTCTCTTAACGCTGTCACGTGTGATGGCTCCAAATATGGAG TCCTGGATGAGACAACAGCTTTAGGGCGGGAACCGAAAGATGTGGCCCAAGTGGTCCTGAAGGCTGTCCATCACAGGAGTAAAGAGATCCTTTTGGCTGGGCCCCTGCCCACTCTGGCCATCTACATTCGCACCCTGTGGCCTGCCCTCTTCTTCAAAGTCATGGCCTCTCGGGCCCGCAAGGAGCAGAAATCCAAAGATGAGTGA
- the natd1 gene encoding protein NATD1 isoform X4, whose translation MAQATQMNVPEINTPITVEHDKKKRQFTIRLNGSHDRAVLLYEYVGKKTVDLQHTEVPDAYRGRGIAKHLAKAAMDFVVEEDLKAHLTCWYIQKYVKENPQPQYLEHIHPM comes from the exons ATGGCCCAGGCTACACAGATGAATGTCCCCGAAATCAACACTCCTATAACAGTAGAACACGATAAAAAGAAGCGACAGTTTACCATACGACTAAATG GCTCTCATGACCGTGCGGTCCTCTTGTACGAGTATGTCGGGAAGAAGACTGTGGACCTGCAGCATACGGAGGTTCCAGACGCCTACAGAGGGAGAGGCATTGCCAAGCACCTGGCCAAG GCGGCCATGGATTTTGTGGTGGAAGAGGATCTGAAGGCTCACCTTACCTGCTGGTACATCCAGAAATACGTCAAAGAGAATCCCCAACCTCAATACCTGGAGCACATCCACCCAATGTGA
- the natd1 gene encoding protein NATD1 isoform X2, translating into MAQATQMNVPEINTPITVEHDKKKRQFTIRLNGSHDRAVLLYEYVGKKTVDLQHTEVPDAYRGRGIAKHLAKEDLLAIWTCAAHSVYGEKSLYLFNPAAMDFVVEEDLKAHLTCWYIQKYVKENPQPQYLEHIHPM; encoded by the exons ATGGCCCAGGCTACACAGATGAATGTCCCCGAAATCAACACTCCTATAACAGTAGAACACGATAAAAAGAAGCGACAGTTTACCATACGACTAAATG GCTCTCATGACCGTGCGGTCCTCTTGTACGAGTATGTCGGGAAGAAGACTGTGGACCTGCAGCATACGGAGGTTCCAGACGCCTACAGAGGGAGAGGCATTGCCAAGCACCTGGCCAAG GAGGACCTTCTTGCAATCTGGACCTGTGCAGCTCACTCTGTGTATGGAGAGAAGTCTTTGTACCTCTTTAACCCA GCGGCCATGGATTTTGTGGTGGAAGAGGATCTGAAGGCTCACCTTACCTGCTGGTACATCCAGAAATACGTCAAAGAGAATCCCCAACCTCAATACCTGGAGCACATCCACCCAATGTGA
- the tmem11 gene encoding transmembrane protein 11, mitochondrial — protein sequence MASLGRRRGVPVNRERGVMAATDCYIVHEIYNGENAQDQFEYELEQALEAQYKYIVIEPTRIGDETARWIAVGNCLHKTAVLSGTACLLTPLSLPPEYSRYVALPAGALSVACSALYGISWQFDPCCKYQVEYDSQKLSRLPLHTLTSSTPVVLVRRDDIHRKRLHNTIALAALAYCAKKIYELYVV from the exons ATGGCGTCGTTGGGAAGGAGGCGCGGTGTCCCAGTCAACAGGGAGAG GGGAGTGATGGCGGCAACGGACTGCTACATTGTTCATGAGATCTACAACGGGGAGAATGCGCAGGACCAGTTTGAGTATGAGCTGGAGCAGGCACTGGAGGCCCAGTACAAGTACATTGTGATCGAGCCCACACGCATTGGCGACGAGACGGCCCGCTGGATCGCCGTGGGCAACTGCCTGCACAAGACGGCTGTCCTGTCGGGCACCGCCTGCCTCCTGACGCCGCTTTCGCTACCGCCTGAGTACTCGCGCTACGTGGCACTGCCCGCTGGTGCCCTCAGCGTGGCCTGCTCCGCCCTCTACGGAATCTCCTGGCAGTTTGATCCCTGCTGCAAGTACCAGGTGGAGTACGATAGCCAAAAACTCTCGCGGCTGCCCCTGCACACACTCACCTCCTCCACGCCAGTGGTTCTGGTGCGCAGGGACGACATCCACAGAAAGAGACTCCACAACACGATAGCGCTGGCCGCCCTGGCCTACTGCGCCAAGAAGATCTACGAACTCTATGTGGTATGA
- the natd1 gene encoding protein NATD1 isoform X3 — MAQATQMNVPEINTPITVEHDKKKRQFTIRLNGNVTLATRNRSHDRAVLLYEYVGKKTVDLQHTEVPDAYRGRGIAKHLAKAAMDFVVEEDLKAHLTCWYIQKYVKENPQPQYLEHIHPM, encoded by the exons ATGGCCCAGGCTACACAGATGAATGTCCCCGAAATCAACACTCCTATAACAGTAGAACACGATAAAAAGAAGCGACAGTTTACCATACGACTAAATGGTAATGTAACGTTAGCTACGCGAAATC GCTCTCATGACCGTGCGGTCCTCTTGTACGAGTATGTCGGGAAGAAGACTGTGGACCTGCAGCATACGGAGGTTCCAGACGCCTACAGAGGGAGAGGCATTGCCAAGCACCTGGCCAAG GCGGCCATGGATTTTGTGGTGGAAGAGGATCTGAAGGCTCACCTTACCTGCTGGTACATCCAGAAATACGTCAAAGAGAATCCCCAACCTCAATACCTGGAGCACATCCACCCAATGTGA
- the natd1 gene encoding protein NATD1 isoform X1 has protein sequence MAQATQMNVPEINTPITVEHDKKKRQFTIRLNGNVTLATRNRSHDRAVLLYEYVGKKTVDLQHTEVPDAYRGRGIAKHLAKEDLLAIWTCAAHSVYGEKSLYLFNPAAMDFVVEEDLKAHLTCWYIQKYVKENPQPQYLEHIHPM, from the exons ATGGCCCAGGCTACACAGATGAATGTCCCCGAAATCAACACTCCTATAACAGTAGAACACGATAAAAAGAAGCGACAGTTTACCATACGACTAAATGGTAATGTAACGTTAGCTACGCGAAATC GCTCTCATGACCGTGCGGTCCTCTTGTACGAGTATGTCGGGAAGAAGACTGTGGACCTGCAGCATACGGAGGTTCCAGACGCCTACAGAGGGAGAGGCATTGCCAAGCACCTGGCCAAG GAGGACCTTCTTGCAATCTGGACCTGTGCAGCTCACTCTGTGTATGGAGAGAAGTCTTTGTACCTCTTTAACCCA GCGGCCATGGATTTTGTGGTGGAAGAGGATCTGAAGGCTCACCTTACCTGCTGGTACATCCAGAAATACGTCAAAGAGAATCCCCAACCTCAATACCTGGAGCACATCCACCCAATGTGA